The Drosophila biarmipes strain raj3 chromosome 2L, RU_DBia_V1.1, whole genome shotgun sequence genome has a window encoding:
- the LOC108033499 gene encoding uncharacterized protein LOC108033499 isoform X1, with product MESGPEFSWEYSHGGQGSPNYSQVGMRASPPGGGGRQWLHSNQASTQNYMQGSSPHGSGLHPHHASPGDPFASYNQNMLNMYTNFKPSYGHSQVGPAMVQGVGQEPGQEMGRGMGNGMSESMGFNEGMSQGMSLGGGMGVGARRGGQRLAGGYAGRSNGLYDPNPSQAHRGSWF from the exons ATGGAGAGTGGTCCGGAATTCAGTTGGGAGTACAGTCATGGTGGTCAGGGCAGTCCCAACTACTCTCAG GTGGGAATGAGGGCATCTCCTCCTGGCGGCGGTGGCCGTCAGTGGTTGCACTCGAATCAGGCAAGCACCCAGAACTATATGCAGGGTTCGAGTCCCCACGGGTCGGGATTACACCCACATCACGCTTCGCCAGGCGATCCTTTCGCCTCTTACAACCAAAACATGCTGAACATGTATACCAACTTTAAGCCCAGCTACGGACATTCTCAAGTAGG cCCAGCCATGGTCCAGGGAGTAGGTCAGGAGCCCGGTCAGGAGATGGGTCGTGGAATGGGCAATGGAATGTCTGAATCTATGGGATTTAATGAAGGCATGAGCCAAGGAATGAGTCTCGGCGGAGGCATGGGAGTTGGCGCCAGGCGCGGAGGTCAGAGGCTAGCAGGAGGCTACGCTGGCCGCTCGAATG GTCTATACGATCCAAATCCTTCGCAGGCCCACCGAGGTAGTTGGTTCTAG
- the LOC108033499 gene encoding uncharacterized protein LOC108033499 isoform X2, producing the protein MESGPEFSWEYSHGGQGSPNYSQVGMRASPPGGGGRQWLHSNQASTQNYMQGSSPHGSGLHPHHASPGDPFASYNQNMLNMYTNFKPSYGHSQPSHGPGSRSGARSGDGSWNGQWNV; encoded by the exons ATGGAGAGTGGTCCGGAATTCAGTTGGGAGTACAGTCATGGTGGTCAGGGCAGTCCCAACTACTCTCAG GTGGGAATGAGGGCATCTCCTCCTGGCGGCGGTGGCCGTCAGTGGTTGCACTCGAATCAGGCAAGCACCCAGAACTATATGCAGGGTTCGAGTCCCCACGGGTCGGGATTACACCCACATCACGCTTCGCCAGGCGATCCTTTCGCCTCTTACAACCAAAACATGCTGAACATGTATACCAACTTTAAGCCCAGCTACGGACATTCTCAA cCCAGCCATGGTCCAGGGAGTAGGTCAGGAGCCCGGTCAGGAGATGGGTCGTGGAATGGGCAATGGAATGTCTGA